One Glycine soja cultivar W05 chromosome 7, ASM419377v2, whole genome shotgun sequence genomic window, atttttacttttggttttggttttataattttgtaaacgCTCATATGttttgactatttttttatattaaactgaatctttatatcataaaataataaaacaaaaaggttTAAGGATTGAGTCTAAAGCGATTAAGCCAACTTTATTTAGTTATAAATCTCTTACCTATCAATATTTAGATATACAAGTAAACTTTAAGTTAACCTTTGATAGTTGtgatatcaaaattttaatttgacttGATATGATTAACTTAtataacattgattttaatatttatgaattattagatcgaaattttaatttcacactagtcattaatataattcagatttcaatttcaatgtgaGCTAACATTAATGAAtgataattgatttttaaaacttaatatttaaaagaaatcattacgattcaatatctttttacttattattatcgtatatattaaataaaaatagaaaaaactaataaaaaagatttttttactcCAAAATAGTATTTGTTCTTACTTCTTTACTTATATTGTTTTGTTCTTCTTTATCTGATAATggtaataaaaaagttatataattttaattatagtaaATGAGGGTGTTTAATTTACGAAATTCAAATCTTCAATAATGTTACATAATATCACATGATTAACattaatatctttaaaattattaaaaatatcattttaaagtaattaacaACTATggctatttattaaaaaaaattaaattatttaaaccactttaaaataaatttcagttttgataataaatacatttaaaatatacatGTTAACTATAtaccaacaataaataaaataaccagccaaatttaataattatatagtattatatgtttatatttttaaattctttttgaatttatactCTTCACATAGGATAAATagacttgaaaataaaaaataaatgtttgattATGTGTTATAAAACTAGAGTCATATCTTCAATAATTTTAGGGTTAGgttaatcattttatatttttctctttttctcttatttaaatgttactaaatataaaatatatagtcTATAAAGTAATATATGTTAAGTTACTTTAATAaactataatatttaatatattttactttacaaTGACAGTgtcctgaaaaaattaaaaattaatttgataataaattaatagcaaatttattttaaaacattttttatatttaaattatcatcTTATATTTAGATAAGCACATGTAACGCAcaagtttaataaattttaatttaaataattataaacttatatttattaattttattttaaatttatacattttatataGGTATTACAATACTATTGTTATCGTTACTCGAAGAAAGAGaacaaatcataataaatttagatggacttaattttaaaaaaataatatttccttaattgaaaatacaattattcttattatttaattttaatgtaattacatttaaaatgatcctaaatattttaaataatgttaagtttaattatttatatatatttttaaaaaataattttaaatacaaataatactaagtataaatataaaaaattacaatttaataaaagattTGCACcgcataatataaaatatagttgATATCTAGTAATGGAAAAATACACTAGTGTGCATACATATTAGTAATACAGTAAGGAAGTGACAAAAAACGTTACAACCCACTATTAGCTGACAGAGTCACCCcttacaatattattattattattattttaacatcttttgtacaataaaaaaaaagatgtaagATAATGAAAAGATATAAGACAATGttgtatattaattaaaaattgacctaatttagtttcttaaaattttaaattaatttattatttaacgtattgtataatattaaaaaaaaattaaatatcatctCTTATACTGCAATTTGATCTAATCATAAATTGTACCTGTAAAACAATATTTCTCTTTTTGAGACTGAAATTTCTCATGAATGGTTTCTTGTTGAATAAGGGTGAGTTTTTGTTTagaaaagaaagggagaaaagaaTGGAAGAAAACCAAGtagaaaatgagatttttttaatgttgtttgATGCAGacgaaaatgaaagaaaagaaagataaaaaaaatttctgtttttttaaaCAATGGTGACAAAGAGTTTTAAAGTGAACCAATAAATTTTCAAAGCCTTGTTATTCTCTAACGGCACACATGAGCAACAGCGCAAGGCCTTAATTACAGCATATTGCATATTTATAAAACGGATAGCTATGTAGTCTCACACAAATCACATAATCAGGTTCATGTACAAAGAATGCAAGACACAGTGAACATAAAAAACAGCGCATATCTATCGGAAAGTACAGAATCAACCATAAAAGAATGACCAGACCAGATGTCTAAAGCTACCAAATGCAATATTTACATGCTTACGGAAGTCGTTACTTGCTTTCAATgacataaattacaaaaggaacagaagaaaaaaatttcataatttgttATTCAAGTTAGAAATGCTCCTAGGACAACTTTGCAGATGTATCAAAACCTTGCTTCTGCAATTCTGCCCTAAGCCAACACCTTCAAGAACACCCTAAAATTAGAAGCTTGCTAGcaattttgctataaatagcaGTCAAAATTTGCACATGCTTTGTGAATATATGCAGTTGAGGTTTGAAGCTGATTCATGTTGAGCATCCAGACTAAACCATTACAATACACTACTACTCCCAGAAGTCTGAATATTTGACATCAACCAAATTTTGACTCAGTTCCAAAATAGCTAACTGCAGGATGATCATGTGCTTGTGTAACAAACTATTTACACTGGCAACTTCAATCGGAAAGGGTTTGTTCTAGACAGGAATGTTGTCCAGAGAATATCCATCAAAGTCAAACTCATTCTCAGATGGTCCCATGCCTTCTTGCTGCCATCATTAGAAACATGTGAGAAAAATTGATTTGTTCATAACGGAAAATTACAAGCAACTACGCAAGCATGTGAAAATATTCCAGGTCCAAAGAAAGGGCTGAAGGACAAACCTGTTTTAGAAGTGCACTCATTAGATCCTCCTGCCCATAATGCTCAGGGAAGAGATTAGTCTGGGAGCTTGCATCAGGAATTCTTTCAGCCTTGACCCTTATTGAATTGTCAAGAAGAAGTGGATTGAGGTTTTGACTAGCATTTTGGAAGTTATTTTGTTCCAAGCCCTCTCCCATGGAGAACATAGCTTTTCCAATCAAAGCAGCATCTCTGCTTTGACCAGTCTGTTGTGTAGAAGAAAACCCTTGATGCACTAAAACTGATGGTGTGACATCAATATTACCTTGTAAAGGGTTTGCATGCTGGGAGGCATTGTAAGTCAAGTTTGGGTTTGTTATCTCCCAATCATGAGGCTTCTGATGGTGCAgttcattaaaaatatcataactTGGAAATCCACCAGATCCTTTGATTCCAGATGTAACTTCCTCTTGAAATGAGCCTTTTGTTGTGATACTGGATATACCTGGAGTGCTTCCAAGAGGAAAACTATTGTTGACAGACATTTCAGAGGTTTGATTCATTGGAAAACTCAACAACGAAGAGCTTGGTGGAACAGGATTATATGCAGGTCCTCTGTTATTACCAGCAATCCCATTTCTGCCCAGAAGACCATTAGAAATTCCATTTGATACAGTAGGCTGCCCCAAAGATGATGGAAGTCTTGGAACACGAGGACCAATATTTTCACTTAGCATCTGACCTCTAGGTTGGGATTGTGCCATCTGCATCAATAAGGGGCTGCCTTGTGTAGCGGAAGCATTGACTCGCATATTCAAGCTGCCAATGGATTGGGTAGACTGGTGCAAATTGGCAAGCTGCTTTGGCTCCATGTTGGTAGGGATTCCATGCAACAAGTTCATTGGTTTACTAGTGCTTAAATGTTGCTGCTGGCCTTCTCCAAATCTTAACCTTGGGTTTTCAAAACTGAAAAGGTTTCTTTGATCCATGAGAGGCATAGGTACACCAGCTTTTCCAGTTGGCCTACCAAGTCCTGCTGCTTGAAGTGTGGCTAGACTTTGTGCTGGGAGCTGGCCGGCAACTGCAAGAGTTTGAAGATCAATTCCATTAATTGAAGAAATTGTCCCGAATGTTGCCTCCTGGGGGCTGAGGAAGGAGTTGTTCATGTTATTCTGGTGCTGAGAAACTCCACTCAACCTTCGAAGATACAATCGGTATTTCTGTAATAAAACAGGATGAAGAAAAAGAGTTACTTCCTTCAAGTAATCATAGCATAGATGATCACAAGAAGAAAATTAGGGATTAAAATTTAACCCAAGTCCTTCCCAAAGTATATATAGGATAACAGTATGATACCTGCAGGTGGCTGGCAACATTTTCTCTAGTGAGCCCAGGAACATTCATCAATTCCAGAATTTTTTTAGGAACAGCCTCTGAATACAAATATCAAATTTGAGTCAGGCAAAACTCAAGAACATCAtaattcttttaagaaaaatattcaaacaaattaataatttagacAAAAGGATGAGATAAGATGGATGGGTGAACATAAAAGGGGAAGGAGTGGAGGGGTGAACGTACAAgaaaaataagatgaagaacaaatgC contains:
- the LOC114419997 gene encoding two-component response regulator ARR2-like; the encoded protein is MNLSNGKGSMSTLTASVVMKSGDAVSDQFPAGLRVLVVDDDPTCLMILEKMLRTCLYEVTKCNRAETALSLLRENKNGFDIVISDVHMPDMDGFKLLEHIGLEMDLPVIMMSADDGKSVVMKGVTHGACDYLIKPVRIEALKNIWQHVVRKRKNEWKDAEQSGSAEEGDRQPKASDEADYSSSANEGSWRNSKKRRDEEEEAEDRDDTSTLKKPRVVWSVELHQQFVAAVDQLGIDKAVPKKILELMNVPGLTRENVASHLQKYRLYLRRLSGVSQHQNNMNNSFLSPQEATFGTISSINGIDLQTLAVAGQLPAQSLATLQAAGLGRPTGKAGVPMPLMDQRNLFSFENPRLRFGEGQQQHLSTSKPMNLLHGIPTNMEPKQLANLHQSTQSIGSLNMRVNASATQGSPLLMQMAQSQPRGQMLSENIGPRVPRLPSSLGQPTVSNGISNGLLGRNGIAGNNRGPAYNPVPPSSSLLSFPMNQTSEMSVNNSFPLGSTPGISSITTKGSFQEEVTSGIKGSGGFPSYDIFNELHHQKPHDWEITNPNLTYNASQHANPLQGNIDVTPSVLVHQGFSSTQQTGQSRDAALIGKAMFSMGEGLEQNNFQNASQNLNPLLLDNSIRVKAERIPDASSQTNLFPEHYGQEDLMSALLKQQEGMGPSENEFDFDGYSLDNIPV